One region of Triticum aestivum cultivar Chinese Spring chromosome 6B, IWGSC CS RefSeq v2.1, whole genome shotgun sequence genomic DNA includes:
- the LOC123138612 gene encoding putative receptor-like protein kinase At3g47110: MAVLLLLSSLLISYGVDSIKCSTVPGNSTDMLSLLDFKPAITNDPRQALSSWNASIPHCQWEGVNCSLTHKGRVTVLNLTRQNLEGQIAPSLENLTFLRSLDLRSNGFFGQLPTLNRLHKLQDLILGNNMLRGFNPDAITNCSSLHYLDLSANSLKGSLPTNIGILSSLLYLNLEENNFSGIIPSSLHNITNIREIDLSDVDLLDLAADLEFRSSPFEIYANWRMPPWISRSERLRS; encoded by the exons ATGGCCGTGCTTCTACTATTGTCATCGCTACTCATTTCCTATGGAGTTGACAGCATCAAATGCTCCACGGTCCCTGGTAACAGCACAGACATGCTCTCATTGCTAGATTTCAAACCGGCCATCACCAATGATCCGAGGCAAGCATTGAGCTCTTGGAACGCCAGCATCCCCCATTGCCAATGGGAGGGCGTCAACTGCAGCCTGACGCACAAAGGGCGTGTCACGGTGCTCAATCTCACCCGCCAAAATCTGGAAGGCCAGATTGCTCCTTCTCTTGAAAATTTAACCTTCCTTAGAAGTCTCGACCTCCGTTCAAATGGCTTCTTTGGCCAGTTACCCACTCTTAACCGCCTACATAAGCTGCAGGACCTTATTCTGGGCAATAACATGTTGCGGGGGTTCAACCCTGACGCAATTACAAACTGCTCCAGCCTCCACTATCTAGACCTTTCTGCAAACTCCCTGAAGGGTTCGCTCCCCACAAATATTGGTATCCTCTCCAGCCTTCTGTATTTGAACCTTGAAGAAAATAATTTCTCTGGCATCATCCCATCAAGTCTGCACAATATAACAAATATAAGGGAAATTGATCTATCAG ATGTCGACCTCTTGGATCTAGCCGCTGACCTCGAGTTCCGATCTTCCCCGTTCGAGATCTATGCAAATTGGCGTATGCCGCCCTGGATTTCTAGATCGGAAAGGCTCCGGTCGTAG